One Cryptococcus neoformans var. neoformans B-3501A chromosome 10, whole genome shotgun sequence DNA window includes the following coding sequences:
- a CDS encoding hypothetical protein (Match to ESTs gb|CF190462.1|CF190462, gb|CF187643.1|CF187643, gb|CF187642.1|CF187642; HMMPfam hit to COesterase, Carboxylesterase, score: 359.6, E(): 4.2e-105) encodes MRWFNIFPLLLPFVADASPLQPPRQATSSAGSVAQSASIAALSAESSVPAAASSAVQSSANSAASASNTPSTSGGHETILSRHNNVENAAPPTVSIYPDTSDGKPITLTGTRMPDVGQDVYLGIPFARPPVGDLRFSPPQSYIYNSSTFQATTPPPACMQDNSTNNLTISEDCLYLNVYAPAGSNATNNWLPVMVWVYGGSFTGGSNNMYPGTAILNYAQHTDKPFIYVALNYRLGAFGWGTGSGFAENHAANLGLKDIIKGLTWVQENIWAFGGNPEKVTVFGESAGAISISLLFLNQSTTLFSGAIMESGAQSTVPLGPTNTTWESAYVSLLDVTNCTTPSEKNVTQFQCLKEMPAQNLLKGQLTVQSQAQFSAGFIFGPTIDGKLIPGSPHTLISEGHFAKKPFITGNNKDEGTNFVPTTINSTLYGLGIIALGEPVDPTKETLEKVLALYPNVPSLGSPFDTGNETFGLDPSFKQFAAIYGDAQFQAPRRFFLRESNKHGNTQTWTYLFEQYTPGAPPYLGSHHGSEVIYVLGGARPGLSGKTGSSANYTEADARLSDTIMNYWLNFAYYHNPNGECGCRDPYSNETYWPRHDVTSYSKNMLSLKSGNVTVIEDNYRETQISFFTENANAKQFNAR; translated from the exons ATGCGCTGGTTCAATATCTTTCCCCTACTTTTGCCCTTCGTCGCAGACGCATCCCCACTCCAGCCCCCACGCCAAGCGACCTCTAGTGCTGGGTCTGTCGCACAGTCTGCTTCGATTGCTGCCTTGAGCGCAGAAAGTAGTGTTCCTGCTGCTGCATCTTCAGCTGTTCAATCCAGCGCAAACAGTGCAGCAAGTGCTTCAAACACACCCAGTACCTCGGGCGGTCACGAGACTATCCTTTCCCGTCATAACAATGTGGAGAATGCGGCTCCTCCGACTGTATCGATCTACCCTGATACCTCTGATGGCAAACCTATTACGCTCACGGGCACCAGGATGCCAGATGTCGGGCAAGATGTGTATCTGGGCATTCCCTTTGCCCGCCCTC cCGTCGGTGATTTAAGgttctctcctccccagTCGTACATCTACAACTCGAGCACATTCCAAGCTACcacccctcctcctgcatGTATGCAGGACAACTCCACAAACAACTTGACCATCTCGGAGGATTGCTTGTACCTCAATGTATACGCTCCTGCTGGGTCGAATGCTACGAATAACTGGCTCCCTGTCATGGTCTGGGT GTACGGAGGGTCGTTCACCGGGGGATCTAACAATATGTACCCTGGCACAGCCATTCTTAATTACGCTCAACACACT GATAAGCCATTCATCTACGTCGCTCTCAACTACCGTCTAGGTGCTTTCGGATGGGG CACCGGGTCAGGATTTGCGGAGAACCATGCTGCCAATTTGGGTTTAAAAGATATCATTAAAGGTCTTACTTGGGTACAAGAGAACATTTGGGCCTTTGGAGGTAACCCCGAGAAG GTGACTGTCTTTGGAGAATCTGCTGGTGctatctccatctctctaCTTTTCTTGAACCAAAGCACTACCCTCTTCAGCGGCGCT ATCATGGAGAGTGGAGCCCAATCTACAGTCCCTTTAGGACCTACCAATACTACATGGGAAAGCGCCTACGTCTCTCTCTTGGATGTTACCAACTGCACAACTCCTTCTGAAAAGAACGTCACGCAGTTCCAGTGTTTAAAAGAGATGCCTGCGCAGAACTTGTTGAAAGGACAGTTGACAGTGCAGAGTCAGGCTCAGTTTTCAGCTGG ATTTATCTTCG GCCCAACCATTGACGGAAAACTTATCCCTGGTTCTCCTCATACTCTCATTTCTGAAGGCCATTTTGCCAAAAAGCCCTTCATCACCGGTAACAACAAGGACGA AGGCACAAACTTTGTTCCCACTACGATCAACAGTACTCTTTACGGTCTTGGTATCATAGCCCTCGGCGAACCGGTTGACCCAACTAAGGAGACGCTGGAAAAAGTTCTTGCTCTATACCCTAATGTGCCTTCCCTCGGATC ACCATTCGACACGGGTAATGAGACATTCGGCCTCGACCCCTCATTCAAGCAGTTTGCCGCCATCTACGGTGATGCCCAATTCCAGGCACCCAGGCGATTCTTTTTACGAGAATCAAACAAGCATGGGAATACCCAGACTTGGACTTATCTATTTGAGCAGTATACGCCGGGGGCTCCGCCATATCTTGGAT CGCACCATGGTTCAGAAGTAATCTACGTCTTGGGTGGTGCCAGGCCCGGACTTTCTGGGAAGACAGGGTCCAGTGCAAACTACACCGAAGCCGACGCACGACTCTCAGACACAATAATGAACTACTG GCTCAACTTTGCCTACTACCACAACCCCAACGGTGAATGCGGCTGCCGCGACCCCTACTCAAACGAAACCTATTGGCCTAGGCACGATGTCACCTCCTATAGCAAGAACATGCTTAGCTTGAAGAGTGGCAACGTTACCGTCATCGAGGATAATTATAGGGAGACGCAGATAAGCTTCTTCACGGAAAACGCAAACGCCAAGCAATTCAATGCCAGGTGA
- a CDS encoding hypothetical protein (HMMPfam hit to ATP_bind_4, ATP-binding region, score: 41.1, E(): 2.4e-12) — protein sequence MSLPLYTKVIRGKAISQGAEYGSRLRLGAGTGQKGDETEDLTCLLSDVLEAHPEATALSSGAILSTYQRLRIEHVCGRLGLTSLSFLWQSEQSRLLDRMLGSGVEAVIMKVAGVGLGVGVVGKQLGQIRPLLAKLEAQYGSHPAGEGGEYETLTLSTPLFSHRLKLVKTETVVTDPEPYTVAYLKVEEAVLEPKEGWVKPTVEELRGMLGLDEEGEEQVGVEGLDEEGKERLEELGEREMEDVRKEGGGVELVEWSAGGVGVGGGEVQFVKKKRWFTASVQGVSLSSEDVGQDLLYCFIAISSKLQSENLSLPLHSTHITLLLSSMSLFLPANEKYKTYFGTSPPSRATVAVPLSSGRVRVEVIGFDDTPLPTPSSSDGEGRGSIGNRSALHVQGLSYWAPANIGPYSQAVLVASRLHLAGQIPLIPASLTLPLAPALPKSPYPHQATLALQHVGRIVQALKSRNATGGGWEGWVEGAVGWWAKSGDGESGEGVQVTRDAWRIWTRRNGGERAPIAFVQAKELPKGALVEYQVNLHTGRRDYTTQAAKEDEGDDEEELEPVYESGKGQGVWWESCHTSGKVQRGSRGLVFVKNVDAFASLSQHRESDRKLGCLLSKAVSIRVYHLAHLDPARLSSVVPSLGGVCTLVPVFSVHDRDGESVQVALEVFGE from the exons ATGTCCCTGCCCTTATACACCAAGGTCATCCGGGGGAAAGCCATCTCCCAAGGCGCCGAATACGGTTCCCGCCTCCGCCTGGGCGCGGGCACTGGCCAAAAAGGCGATGAGACCGAGGACCTCACATGCTTGTTGTCCGACGTTCTGGAGGCACACCCGGAAGCGACGGCGTTATCGTCCGGTGCGATCTTATCGACGTATCAGCGCTTACGGATCGAGCATGTCTGTGGCCGGCTGGGTCTCACGAGTTTGAGTTTCTTGTGGCAGAGTGAGCAGTCGCGTTTGCTTGATCGGATGCTGGGCAGCGGGGTGGAAGCTGTGATTATGAAAGTTGCCGGGGTGGGCTTGGGGGTCGGGGTGGTAGGCAAGCAGTTGGGGCAGATTAGGCCATTGTTGGCGAAGCTTGAGGCGCAGTACGGTTCACATCCGGCCGGAGAGGGGGGTGAGTATGAGACCCTCACGCTGTCGACCCCGCTATTCTCGCATCGGCTAAAGTTGGTCAAGACGGAGACGGTAGTGACGGATCCGGAACCGTATACTGTTGCGTACCTCaaagtggaagaggcggtATTGGAACCAAAGGAAGGGTGGGTGAAGCCTACAGTGGAGGAGTTGAGGGGGATGTTGGGgctggatgaggaaggggaagagcagGTGGGGGTGGAAGGCCTGGACgaggaggggaaagagagattggaagagttgggcgagagggagatggaagacgTACGGAAAGAGGGAGGCGGGGTGGAGCTGGTGGAATGGAGTGCAGGAGGCGTGGGCGTGGGCGGGGGAGAGGTGCAGTTtgtgaaaaagaagaggtggttCACCGCCAGCGTGCAAGGCGTTAGCCTCTCCTCTGAAGATGTAGGCCAAGATCTTCTATATTGCTTCATAGCTATTTCCT CCAAACTGCAATCGGAAaacctctccctccccctccacTCGACTCACAttaccctcctcctctcctccatgtctctcttcctccccgcGAACGAAAAGTACAAGACGTATTTCGGTACGAGCCCTCCCTCCCGCGCGACTGTTGCTGTGCCCCTTTCGTCTGGGAGGGTGCGCGTAGAGGTCATCGGGTTTGACGATACCCCTCTTCCCacgccatcttcttccgatGGCGAAGGGAGAGGTTCGATAGGAAATCGGTCAGCGCTCCACGTACAAGGATTGAGTTACTGGGCGCCGGCCAACATCGGCCCATACTCCCAAGCTGTCCTTGTCGCCTCCCGCCTTCATCTCGCCGGCCAAATCCCACTTATCCCCGCGTCCCTCACTCTGCCGCTCGCACCGGCCTTACCGAAATCGCCGTACCCGCATCAGGCGACGCTGGCGTTACAGCATGTAGGGAGGATAGTGCAAGCGCTGAAGAGTCGGAATGCGACAGGCGGTGGGTGGGAAGGGTGGGTGGAAGGTGCGGTGGGGTGGTGGGCGAAgagtggggatggggagagCGGGGAAGGGGTACAGGTTACGAGAGATGCATGGAGAATATGGACTCGGCGT aaTGGAGGGGAGCGTGCGCCGATAGCGTTTGTTCAGGCGAAAGAGTTGCCCAAGGGAGCGTTGGTAGAGTATCAAGTGAATTTGCATACCGGACGACGGGACTATACTACCCAGGCCgcgaaagaagatgaaggagatgatgaggaggagcttgagCCTGTGTACGAGAGTGGGAAGGGACAAGGGGTATGGTGGGAAAGCTGTCATACGAGTGGGAAAGTACAGCGAGGAAGTCGGGGCTTGGTTTTTGTGAAAA ATGTCGATGCATTCGCCAGCCTCTCCCAGCATAGAGAATCCGATCGCAAACTGGGGTGTTTACTCTCCAAAGCAGTGTCTATTCGCGTCTACCACCTGGCCCATCTCGATCCCGCTAGAC TTTCGTCGGTGGTACCGTCACTGGGCGGTGTCTGCACGCTGGTTCCTGTGTTCTCGGTGCATGACCGGGACGGGGAGAGCGTGCAAGTTGCGCTGGAGGTGTTTGGGGAGTAG
- a CDS encoding hypothetical protein (HMMPfam hit to SIR2, Sir2 family, score: 327.7, E(): 1.7e-95): MSQPDLSQYSLSEEVPLPPAQEIRPGDTYQIDSEEYDSDQERDNLSDGEYDKLVEEAENGYTDEEMDQYTRQLKENGIVNFLRSYLTLTEDGEMRSLRKLLLGFGLVPPLSLRSPEIPDIQLLPFAKVALSRILRRRERLRDISSLDDAVSLLAKSKKIIVLSGAGISTSCGIPDFRSSTGLYAQLQEEGKYELDDPQQMFDIRYFREKPEVFYSFAKQIYPSNFVPSPCHRWIKMLEDRGVLLRNYTQNIDTLESLAGVERVLQCHGSFKTASCLRCKQRVPGRTIEPYIMSQQIPYCGTCREICAAEREARRAYREKLKKLKARTKGKGKADEWDDGDDDDDDESADEWGGGEPGIIKPDITFFGQALDSEFDECLFKDREEVDLLVVIGTSLKVAPVSEVLTHIPHSVPQIFINLTPVYHVQPDVSLLGDADSIVTYLSSRLGWPIPPPTVLPTPPSAVGEGKSEDTAPAGQKDEIKVERATHVVIPPEEAQWLTVDEERHFHLLRRKGDPAIQAETTVVPPVVPSSPKPEHSPQPRPQYTDDSAKQPSSPPPVPMHVGEAEEGYVSDEEDEADEPPRKRSKVVDSLLGNASW; the protein is encoded by the exons ATGTCACAGCCAGATCTGTCGCAATATAGCCTGAGTGAAGAAGTTCCTCTGCCACCAGCACAAGAGATCAGGCCCGGAGACACGTATCAGATAGACTCCGAGGAATACGATTCCGATCAAGAACGCGATAATTTGTCTGATGGAGAATATGATAAATtagttgaagaag CGGAGAATGGATACactgatgaagagatggatcAATATACCCGCCAGCTCAAAGAGAATGGCATCGTAAATTTCTTGAGAAGCTATCTAACGTTAACAGAGGACGGTGAGATGCGATCGCTTCGAAAATTGTTATTAGGTTTTGGTCTTGTTCCT CCGCTTTCTCTTCGGTCTCCCGAAATTCCCGATATTCAATTACTCCCCTTTGCCAAAGTTGCCCTTTCCAGAATTTTGCGCAGACGTGAACGTCTTCGAGACATCTCGTCTTTAGATGATGCTGTCTCCTTACTAGCCAAGTCTAAGAAGATCATTGTGCTCTCTGGGGCAGGAATCTCGACTTCTTGCGGTATACCCGACTTTCGTTCAAGTACCGGTCTGTACGCCCAGCTacaggaagagggaaaatATGAGCTGGACGACCCGCAACAGATGTTTGACATCAGATACTTTAGAGAAAAGCCAGAGGTTTTCTA CTCCTTCGCCAAGCAAATCTATCCCAGTAACTTTGTCCCCAGCCCTTGTCATAGATGGATCAAGATGTTAGAAGATCGAGGTGTT CTTTTGAGGAACTATACACAAAACATAGATACTTTAGAAAGCTTGGCAGGCGTGGAGAGAGTTTTGCAGTGTCACGGTTCCTTCAAGACTGCTTCTTGCCTT CGTTGTAAACAACGAGTGCCAGGTCGGACTATAGAACCGTACATAATGTCCCAGCAAATTCCGTACTGCGGCACTTGCCGTGAAATATGTGCTGCTGAGCGAGAGGCAAGAAGAGCCTATAGAGAAAAGTTGAAAAAGTTGAAAGCGAGGACTAAAGGGAAGGGTAAAGCGGATGAGTGGGATGAtggcgacgacgatgacgatgatgagagtgCAGATGaatggggaggaggtgaaCCCGGTATCATCAAG CCAGATATAACCTTTTTCGGCCAGGCACTCGATTCAGAGTTTGATGAATGTCTATTTAAAGATCGCGAAGAGGTGGACTTGCTTGTTGTTATAGGTACCAGTTTGAAGGTGGCGCCAGTGAGCGAAGTACTCA CACACATACCGCATTCTGTACCACAAATATTCATCAATCTCACTCCCGTGTACCATGTACAACCAGAC GTATCTCTCCTGGGCGATGCCGACAGCATAGTGACCTATCTTTCCAGTAGACTAGGCTGGCCGATCCCTCCTCCGACAGTACTTCCTACGCCACCGTCTGCCGTTGGCGAGGGCAAGAGTGAGGACACAGCTCCTGCAGGCCAAAAGGATGAAATCAAGGTCGAGCGCGCTACTCATGTGGTGATCCCCCCCGAAGAAGCACAGTGGCTCACCGTCGATGAAGA ACGCCATTTCCACCTTCTCCGCCGAAAAGGTGATCCCGCCATCCAGGCCGAGACCACCGTCGTCCCTCCAGTCgtcccatcctctccaaagcCCGAACATTCTCCCCAACCTCGACCTCAATACACCGACGACTCGGCCAAACAAccgtcttctccacctccggTCCCTATGCACGTAGGCGAGGCAGAGGAAGGCTACGTCtccgatgaagaagacgaagctGATGAACCGCCTAGAAAGCGATCAAAAGTGGTGGATAGCCTGCTTGGGAATGCAAGTTGGTGA